One genomic window of Erinaceus europaeus chromosome 7, mEriEur2.1, whole genome shotgun sequence includes the following:
- the NDUFA10 gene encoding NADH dehydrogenase [ubiquinone] 1 alpha subcomplex subunit 10, mitochondrial, translating into MAERLLRPARALATLRGLEAGPARGVLSPRLQLPCGRAGLHCGAGCGSRYGVLAFMLGDRASRRMTARSRVITVDGNLCSGKGALAGELAQRLGLRHFPEAGIHYSGSTTGDGRPLDAELSGSCSLEKFYDDPASPDGNSYRLQAWLYANRLLQYADALQHLLSTGQGVVLERSIFSDFVFLEAMRRQGYVRKQCVEHYNEVKRVTVAQYLPPHVVIYVDTPVAEVQARIQKKGNPHEMKVSPAYLQAIEDAYKDTFLPEMSEKCHVLQYSSREARADRVVEDLEYLKQDKGPWLQQDDNTLHWLRLLVQDKHEVLSYATMPVYLPEITVGAHQTQRLFQKFQELPGRKYSPGYNEDVGDKWIWLK; encoded by the exons ATGGCCGAGAGGCTGCTGCGACCGGCGCGGGCGCTCGCGACCCTGCGGGGCCTGGAGGCGGGGCCCGCGCGCGGG GTCCTGAGCCCGCGGCTGCAGCTCCCGTGCGGGCGGGCAGGGCTTCACTGCGGCGCGGGGTGCGGGTCGCGCTATGGCGTGCTGGCCTTCATGCTGGGGGACCGCGCCAGCCGGAGGATGACGGCCCGCAGCAGAGTCATCACCGTGGACGGCAACCTGTGCTCGGGGAAGGGCGCGCTGGCCGGGGAGCTGGCGCAGAGGCTGG GGCTGCGGCACTTCCCCGAGGCGGGCATCCACTACAGCGGCAGCACCACGGGCGACGGGCGGCCCCTAGACGCGGAGCTCAGCGGTAGCTGCAGCCTCGAGAAGTTCTACGACGACCCCGCGAGCCCCGACGGCAACAGCTACCGGCTGCAGGCCTGGCTCTACGCCAACCGCCTCCTGCAGTACGCGGACGCCCTGCAGCACCTGCTGAGCAccg GACAAGGGGTGGTGCTGGAGCGCTCCATCTTCAGCGACTtcgtgttcctggaggccatgagGCGGCAGGGCTACGTCCGCAAGCAGT GCGTGGAGCACTACAACGAGGTGAAGCGGGTCACTGTCGCCCAGTACCTGCCCCCCCACGTGGTCATCTACGTGGACACACCGGTCGCAGAGGTGCAGGCCCGCATCCAGAAGAAAGGAAAC CCGCACGAGATGAAGGTGTCGCCCGCCTATCTGCAGGCCATCGAGGACGCCTACAAGGACACCTTTCTCCCGGagatgag TGAGAAGTGCCACGTCTTGCAGTACAGCTCGAGGGAGGCCCGGGCCGACAGG GTGGTGGAAGACCTCGAGTACCTCAAGCAGGACAAGGGGCCGTGGCTCCAGCAGGACGACAACACCCTGCACTGGCTGCGTCTGCT GGTCCAGGATAAGCACGAGGTGCTCAGCTACGCCACCATGCCCGTCTACCTCCCGGAGATCACCGTCGGGGCGCACCAGACCCAGCGCCTCTTCCAGAAGTTCCAGGAG CTGCCCGGGCGCAAGTACAGCCCCGGCTACAACGAGGACGTGGGCGACAAGTGGATCTGGCTGAAGTGA
- the LOC103125693 gene encoding olfactory receptor 6B2, producing the protein MRGENVTEVSAFILLGFPTGPRLQSALFLLFLLTYLFILWENLAVILTVWASPALHRPMYYFLGAMSFLEIWYVSDIIPKMLDGFLLQRRRISFAGCMTQLYFFSSLVCTECVLLASMAYDRYVAICHPLRYQSIMTTGLCVQLVAFSFFSGFSISVIKVYFISSATFCGSNVLNHFFCDISPILKLACTDFSTAELVDFVLAFLILVSPLIATILSYGHIALAVLRIPSASGRRKAFSTCASHLTVVTIFYTAMIFMYVRPQAIDTRSSNKLISAVYTVLTPITNPLIYCLRNKEFIGALKRALGFSLPSP; encoded by the coding sequence ATGAGGGGAGAGAACGTGACCGAGGTGAGCGCCTTCATCCTGCTGGGCTTCCCCACGGGCCCCCGCCTGCAGTCCGCCCTCTTCCTGCTCTTCCTGCTCACCTACCTCTTCATCCTGTGGGAGAACTTGGCCGTCATCCTCACCGTGTGGGCCAGCCCCGCCCTGCACAGGCCCATGTACTACTTCCTGGGCGCCATGTCTTTCCTGGAGATCTGGTacgtgagtgacatcatccccaAGATGCTGGACGGCTTCCTGCTTCAGCGCAGACGCATCTCCTTCGCGGGCTGCATGACCCAGCTCTACTTCTTCAGCTCGCTCGTGTGCACAGAGTGTGTGCTGCTGGCCTCCATGGCCTACGACCGCTACGTGGCCATCTGCCACCCCCTGCGCTACCAAAGCATCATGACCACGGGGCTGTGCGTGCAGCTGGTGGCCTTCTCTTTCTTCAGCGGCTTCTCCATCTCCGTGATCAAAGTCTACTTCATCTCCAGCGCCACGTTCTGCGGCTCCAACGTGCTGAACCACTTCTTCTGTGACATCTCCCCCATCCTCAAGCTGGCCTGCACGGACTTCTCCACGGCCGAGCTGGTGGACTTCGTGCTGGCCTTCCTCATCCTGGTGTCCCCTCTCATCGCCACCATCCTGTCGTACGGCCACATCGCCCTGGCCGTGCTGCGCATCCCCTCGGCCAGCGGCCGCCGCAAAGCCTTCTCCACCTGTGCCTCCCACCTCACGGTGGTCACCATCTTCTACACGGCCATGATCTTCATGTACGTGCGGCCTCAGGCCATTGACACACGCAGCTCCAACAAGCTCATCTCGGCGGTGTACACGGTCCTCACCCCCATCACCAACCCCCTCATCTACTGCCTGCGGAACAAGGAATTCATAGGTGCCTTGAAAAGAGCCCTGGGCTTCAGCTTGCCCTCCCCATAG